From Fundulus heteroclitus isolate FHET01 chromosome 14, MU-UCD_Fhet_4.1, whole genome shotgun sequence, the proteins below share one genomic window:
- the LOC105917682 gene encoding myeloid-associated differentiation marker homolog gives MPLTWFPSSQLLWARVAAVLFTCTAFSVAAHGAALGSGGMADWCIFCWAFSFACSLLVLLVEQCSLQPRIPVSWSNFPVTVACYACLLCLSASIIFPVFFLRNRNYYGETRDHRIASTVFSCLATIAYIVEVSLSKARPGEVAGYMATAPGLMKVCQTSVACIIFILVSSPVSYDQHAALKWCMAVYCICFILSMAVVVLCVGECTSCLPIPFSKFLSAYGLLAVIMYLTATILWPVFQFDKKYGRRGNDTNLIAVAVLTALNFLLYLADLAYSARLVFISA, from the coding sequence ATGCCGCTGACCTGGTTCCCCAGCTCCCAGCTGCTGTGGGCGCGGGTGGCAGCCGTGCTGTTCACCTGCACCGCTTTCAGCGTGGCGGCACACGGCGCTGCGCTGGGCTCGGGAGGCATGGCGGACTGGTGCATCTTCTGCTGGGCGTTCAGCTTCGCCTGCTCCCTGCTGGTCCTGCTGGTGGAGCAGTGCAGCCTCCAGCCCAGAATCCCTGTCTCCTGGTCCAACTTCCCCGTCACGGTCGCCTGCTACGCCTGCCTGCTCTGCCTCTCGGCCTCGATCATCTTCCCGGTGTTTTTTCTCAGGAACCGGAACTACTACGGCGAGACTCGGGATCATCGCATTGCCTCCACGGTCTTCTCCTGCCTGGCAACCATTGCGTACATAGTAGAGGTGAGCCTGTCCAAGGCGAGGCCAGGAGAGGTGGCGGGTTACATGGCAACAGCCCCGGGTCTGATGAAGGTGTGCCAAACCTCTGTGGCCTGCATCATCTTCATCCTGGTGAGCAGCCCCGTGTCTTATGACCAACACGCGGCCCTGAAGTGGTGCATGGCGGTGTACTGCATCTGCTTCATCCTCTCCATGGCCGTGGTGGTGCTGTGTGTGGGAGAGTGCACCAGCTGTCTCCCCATCCCCTTCTCCAAGTTCCTGTCAGCCTACGGCCTCTTGGCCGTCATCATGTACCTGACGGCCACCATCCTCTGGCCGGTGTTCCAGTTCGACAAGAAGTACGGGAGGAGAGGCAATGACACGAACCTGATCGCCGTGGCTGTGCTCACCGCTCTCAACTTCCTGTTGTACCTCGCTGATCTGGCCTACAGCGCCAGGCTGGTGTTTATCAGCGCCTGA